A part of Aspergillus flavus chromosome 5, complete sequence genomic DNA contains:
- a CDS encoding protein RDR1 — MDANPPQEQPPQTRRRRTRLACEACKIRKRKCDGQTPCESCSRYDYRCCYEPPPRKRRLTTVAAGQTFSPPVTLPSPGPVPPSTALEPSSRRPTEEKSMEANAGVIFPQLLGLKLSPDHAPSMQHGSGWNLGVRRSPHRSEKSITWILSQAAWQKLFGVYVEKIHPVYGFLDLEVVAGQAGRRWEDPCASNEYDAVLCGVGALGSLFSSRSKASEQERHLIDCAKDILETTSTLVVSPGVHDVEGWLLRTMYLRCHSTPHAAWIASCTTMHIVEAAGLHRESTRGSLVYPEIYPGGQPENVECRRRLFWIAKLLNTWISFEYGRSQVVIRGAQCPAPAPKPGDPTSDLISLFQLSEKLDPDQTVQVLELEESLVRLEEFEFESDAVILSQSVLAFTIYRRLQLLNSTTNMTSVVDRVIRLGCRGLAASSRSIDASCPWWHVSNVPFQFTCILLAMDTRKSLVHVKDSLATLKKAADHFATQKARKAYKNIDFLVRLSQKRKEQDAALLNESVGSSQGKQDGPMAEEQLNGSVSPLEGAGTEDTWSADTLLNPMDQSSLNYSYDWDIFVRDALDFSTTFPRLAEQEY, encoded by the coding sequence TCCGGAAGCGCAAATGCGACGGTCAAACACCATGCGAATCCTGCAGTCGATATGACTACCGTTGCTGTTATGAGCCTCCTCCTCGCAAAAGGCGACTCACGACCGTAGCCGCCGGACAAACATTTTCGCCACCAGTCACACTGCCATCGCCCGGTCCAGTACCCCCTTCCACAGCTCTGGAACCCAGTAGTCGGCGACCAACCGAGGAGAAATCAATGGAAGCTAACGCCGGTGTCATCTTTCCGCAATTACTGGGCCTTAAGCTGAGTCCCGACCATGCGCCTTCTATGCAGCACGGCTCCGGGTGGAACTTGGGTGTGCGTCGGAGTCCGCATCGTTCGGAAAAGAGCATTACCTGGATTTTGTCGCAGGCTGCGTGGCAGAAGTTGTTTGGTGTTTATGTTGAGAAGATTCATCCTGTGTATGGGTTCTTGGATCTGGAGGTTGTGGCTGGGCAGGCGGGGAGGAGGTGGGAGGATCCCTGTGCCTCCAACGAGTATGATGCCGTCCTGTGCGGGGTGGGGGCATTGGGATCGCTGTTCTCATCACGGTCAAAAGCAAGCGAACAGGAACGACATTTGATTGACTGCGCGAAAGATATTCTCGAAACGACCAGTACGTTGGTCGTCAGTCCGGGTGTACACGATGTCGAGGGCTGGTTGCTACGCACCATGTATTTGAGATGTCACAGTACGCCGCATGCTGCGTGGATCGCGTCGTGCACAACGATGCATATCGTCGAGGCTGCTGGGTTACATCGTGAGTCCACTCGTGGCTCACTGGTCTATCCGGAGATTTACCCCGGCGGCCAGCCGGAAAATGTGGAATGTAGACGACGCCTGTTTTGGATTGCCAAGTTGCTCAATACATGGATTTCGTTCGAATATGGTCGATCGCAGGTGGTCATTCGAGGGGCTCAGTGCCCGGCTCCTGCGCCAAAACCTGGGGATCCTACCAGTGACCTTATTTCGTTGTTCCAGTTATCGGAAAAGCTGGACCCGGACCAGACGGTTCAAGTGTTGGAATTGGAAGAGTCACTTGTCCGACTTGAGGAGTTTGAATTCGAGTCTGATGCTGTCATCCTCTCGCAGAGTGTGCTTGCCTTTACTATCTATCGGCGCCTGCAATTACTGAACTCAACTACTAATATGACATCCGTCGTCGACCGGGTCATTCGTTTAGGCTGTAGAGGCCTCGCCGCTTCGTCCCGATCCATCGATGCCAGCTGTCCTTGGTGGCACGTCAGTAACGTCCCATTCCAGTTTACCTGCATTCTTCTCGCGATGGATACGCGAAAATCACTCGTCCATGTGAAGGATTCGCTCGCTACGTTGAAAAAAGCGGCCGACCACTTCGCGACACAGAAGGCACGGAAAGCATACAAAAACATCGACTTTCTAGTCCGATTATCCCAGAAGCGGAAAGAACAGGATGCGGCCCTGCTGAACGAATCTGTAGGATCGAGTCAAGGTAAGCAGGATGGTCCTATGGCCGAAGAGCAGTTGAATGGATCTGTATCACCGCTGGAGGGCGCCGGTACGGAGGATACCTGGTCTGCAGACACGCTGCTTAATCCGATGGATCAGAGTTCATTGAACTATAGCTATGACTGGGATATCTTTGTGCGTGATGCGTTGGATTTCTCGACTACGTTTCCCAGATTGGCGGAGCAGGAATATTGA
- a CDS encoding cytochrome b5-like heme/steroid binding domain-containing protein, which translates to MYSKKNKAVLPYISPDQVSKRNGVDNSEIWLVIDDIVYDCTSFLSGHPGGEAVLRRFAGFDCSWQYHAIHGERRKVFANKSLEKLRVGWTEGVSNPYSKPEWVE; encoded by the exons ATGTACTccaaaaagaacaaggccGTCCTCCCATACATTTCCCCCGACCAAGTCTCCAAACGGAACGGAGTGGATAACTCCGAGATTT GGTTGGTGATTGATGACATCGTCTACGACTGCACATCCTTTCTATCAGGACATCCCGGTGGCGAGGCTGTGTTGAGAAGGTTCGCTGGGTTCGACTGCTCAT GGCAATACCACGCTATTCATGGAGAACGACGGAAGGTCTTCGCGAACAAATCATTAGAGAAATTAAGAGTAGGATGGACGGAGGGAGTCAGCAATCCATATTCCAAACCAGAATGGGTTGAATAA
- a CDS encoding dienelactone hydrolase translates to MSSLSFADKACRLCITAATVDFDNNLLHWCELEEFDTTFISYNYDDRHYIHELNALKQGLGVSESYAVIGFGDAAAFCLEHYLKITNTSKLCALVAYYPSRIPDPECRYASSMRVLVHLADQTVQVLSASHGTDHKRHIVKRRVGAGLGTGDRLDFGYRAYSYPGMSPGFAESDLDNYDPVATEIAWTRTLSVLQSGFQKHLDLEKTWEGIEQEKYFSSDMSTAMTNYTTEETPTVTYIPTLKGASGIQALHQFYKTSFLQGRPPSMRLRLLSRTIGADRVVDELYVAFKHTQEMPWILPGLQPTDRQVEIVLVSIVTLRGGKLYSEHIYWDQASVLVQVGLIDRNLVPEQAKGITALPIIGREAAKKILLHDQEESTEPETASMVAQVDGLDIH, encoded by the exons ATGAGTTCGCTTTCTTTCGCAGACAAGGCCTGTCGGCTTTGCATAACCGCAGCGACTGTTGACTTTGATAACAACTTACTACATTGGTGTGAGCTTGAAGAATTTGATACAACCTTTATTTCTTACAACTACGATGATCGCCACTATATCCACGAGCTGAATGCTCTAAAGCAGGGGCTTGGGGTCAGCGAATCCTACGCAGTGATAG GCTTCGGCGATGCGGCTGCATTCTGTCTCGAGCATTATCTCAAAATCACTAACACGAGCAAGCTTTGCGCCCTCGTAGCATACTATCCGTCGCGCATCCCTGATCCTGAGTGCCGTTACGCCTCATCTATGCGCGTCCTTGTGCATCTAGCAGACCAAACAGTTCAGGTACTCTCTGCTTCTCACGGAACAGATCACAAGAGACATATTGTCAAGAGGCGTGTCGGGGCAGGGCTGGGTACGGGAGATCGGCTGGACTTCGGATACCGGGCATACTCATACCCTGGCATGAGTCCAGGATTTGCAGAAAGTGACTTGGACAATTATGATCCGGTAGCGACTGAGATTGCGTGGACCCGGACGTTGTCCGTTCTGCAAAGCGGGTTTCAGAAGCACCTAGATTTGGAAAAGACTTGGGAAGGTATTGAACAGG AGAAGTACTTCTCATCTGATATGTCTACCGCGATGACCAATTATACCACGGAGGAAACACCCACAGTCACATATATTCCGACATTGAAAGGTGCTAGTGGCATACAGGCTCTTCATCAATTTTACAAAACATCTTTTCTACAGGGTAGACCCCCCTCTATGCGTCTCCGTTTACTGTCACGGACAATCGGTGCGGATAGAGTAGTGGACGAGTTATATGTGGCGTTCAAACATACTCAGGAAATGCCGTGGATCCTTCCTGGCCTGCAGCCAACCGACAGACAGGTGGAGATAGTACTTGTCAGCATTGTGACGCTCCGCGGTGGAAAGCTATATTCAGAACACATATACTGGGATCAAGCAAGTGTCCTTGTTCAAGTTGGTCTGATTGACCGTAACTTAGTTCCTGAGCAGGCCAAAGGTATCACTGCTCTTCCTATTATCGGAAGAGAGGCCGCGAAGAAGATTCTCCTACACGATCAGGAAGAAAGCACCGAGCCTGAAACTGCCTCCATGGTTGCACAGGTGGATGGACTGGATATACACTAG
- a CDS encoding LEA domain protein: MTSQTLPGSPFTKGAKATPQHGKAFKSSSDVIGGEQRQQVMPGKRRASGSSGSPIPQEGNDMNAQLGGIAASPAQSASGSVPIGKTAMNEPRRDAQGNVEQFKPSGGQAREELHKTASSAPGDLPTSLSALEGLQVSDGGHILDQNGQTVGQVVEGDPEDLVGMTIGSDGEILDEDGDLVGRVDLLSKPGDAVEEKAADAGEAPSLGAARVNISFKIGEDGRVMNDDEQPVAKVVDGDPRQLVGKTPNEQGQIYDEKGELLGRVEPLSTEEATGAIDEKLEDTKEQAGDTAHMADDTAAEGEAAIDEKLEGTKEQAGDTAHMADETAAEGEAAIDKAGATATEELPDVSTLEGLTCNKFGNIVNADGVPVGELIEGDPRILCRGSFQLDDQGQFWNNRGKVIGKARPVPVEESPPGPFADLDDLFVVEDGWVQDANGRRVGKIVDGDPKKLIGRAVDDDGDVVDKRGNLLGHAEPWEEPDEPEPEKPDLSMLEGYRSNKYGNIMGSSGVPIARVVEGDLKAVAGRPVDREGNIWGDTGEVIGRVEIIPENERETRGPFSGFRDLQVNQDGFIDDADSVIVGRVKDGDLSNLRGLTVDEQGNIIDEYGDVKGHAERYDPPEEQVEEEDLSSLEGKTVNKLGNIVDTHGTVFGRVASGYIKHLAGKKVDARGQIWSDSGKVIGQAELIPDNEQERPEGPFFGLEGLVLTKDGMVIDPEQKIVGRLVEGDPQRLAGRAVDEDGELLDKAGNVIGRAEPWTPEEKQRDVNPMAGHKVNREGEVRDGDGNLIGKLTDGNLQQLIGKEIDDNGYVVDNDGNKIGECTLLENLPEEEEPEQEPELSPEELEKQEKEKQDRDLAKRMCAILQQTLDSVQPICKQIMQNIEKANQTPKDELDEEELVKTVKPLIEEAASMLQECKGALRALDPTGEVAATAKARDAAHEATPEQYSLANLLKELTQTVVETIDQGRRLIADMPHAKKQLNPLWALLSEPLFQIIAAVGLLLTGVLGLVSNLLDGLGLGGLVRGLLGSLGIDKVLEGFGLGTLTDALGLGGSK; the protein is encoded by the exons ATGACATCCCAAACATTGCCCGGATCACCCTTCACAAAGGGAGCAAAGGCCACACCTCAGCATGGCAAAGCCTTCAAAAGCAGCAGCGACGTGATCGGGGGCGAGCAGAGGCAGCAAGTAATGCCAGGTAAACGACGTGCCTCTGGATCTAGTGGATCCCCAATTCCACaggaaggaaatgatatgAATGCACAGCTTGGTGGCATCGCTGCTAGCCCCGCGCAAAGCGCAAGCGGCAGTGTCCCAATTGGGAAGACTGCCATGAATGAGCCTCGTCGAGATGCTCAGGGGAATGTGGAGCAGTTCAAACCTTCTGGAGGGCAAGCCAGAGAGGAGCTACATAAAACCGCTTCCTCGGCTCCTGGTGACCTTCCTACGAGTCTCTCTGCCTTGGAGGGGCTACAGGTTAGCGATGGAGGACATATCCTGGATCAGAATGGGCAAACCGTTGGTCAGGTCGTCGAAGGGGATCCTGAAGACCTGGTTGGTATGACTATTGGATCCGATGGTGAGATATtagatgaagatggagatctcGTCGGCCGTGTCGATCTTTTGAGTAAGCCTGGAGACGCAGTTGAGGAAAAGGCGGCAGATGCTGGTGAAGCACCCAGCCTCGGAGCCGCTAGAGTCAACATTAGCTTCAAGATTGGTGAAGATGGACGCGTTATGAATGATGATGAACAGCCTGTGGCCAAGGTCGTTGACGGTGATCCCAGGCAGTTAGTTGGCAAAACTCCGAACGAGCAAGGCCAGATATATGACGAGAAAGGCGAGCTCCTGGGCCGCGTGGAACCTCTTTCCACAGAGGAGGCTACTGGAGCAATAGACGAAAAGTTGGAAGATACCAAGGAGCAGGCTGGCGATACCGCTCACATGGCAGATGATACAGCTGCCGAGGGCGAAGCCGCAATAGACGAAAAGTTGGAAGGCACCAAGGAGCAGGCTGGCGATACCGCTCACATGGCAGATGAAACAGCTGCTGAGGGCGAAGCCGCTATAGACAAAGCTGGTGCCACCGCTACCGAGGAGCTGCCTGATGTCTCCACTCTCGAAGGACTGACGTGCAACAAATTTGGTAACATTGTCAATGCTGACGGCGTTCCCGTCGGTGAACTTATTGAGGGTGACCCTAGGATCCTCTGCCGCGGTAGCTTCCAGCTCGATGATCAGGGCCAATTCTGGAATAACCGGGGCAAGGTTATTGGCAAAGCCCGACCAGTGCCTGTCGAAGAAAGCCCACCAGGCCCGTTTGCTGATTTGGATGACCTCTTTGTCGTGGAGGACGGCTGGGTTCAGGACGCAAATGGAAGGCGGGTAGGCAAGATCGTTGATGGCGACCCAAAGAAGCTCATCGGCCGAGCAGTAGACGACGATGGCGATGTGGTCGATAAGCGTGGCAATCTTTTGGGTCATGCAGAGCCCTGGGAGGAACCAGAtgagcctgagcctgagAAGCCTGACCTCTCTATGCTAGAAGGATATAGAAGCAACAAGTACGGGAATATCATGGGCTCTTCCGGTGTTCCCATTGCTCGTGTTGTCGAGGGAGACTTGAAAGCAGTCGCTGGAAGACCTGTAGACCGCGAGGGAAATATTTGGGGTGATACCGGCGAGGTTATCGGACGGGTCGAGATCATCCCTGAAAATGAGCGTGAAACCCGAGGACCCTTCAGCGGGTTCCGCGATCTGCAAGTCAATCAGGACGGGTTCATCGATGATGCCGATTCGGTGATCGTTGGCAGGGTAAAAGATGGCGATCTCAGTAACCTACGTGGTCTAACTGTTGATGAGCAAGGGAATATTATCGACGAATATGGAGATGTGAAAGGTCATGCTGAACGATATGACCCGCCGGAGGAAcaagtggaagaggaggaccTCTCTTCTTTGGAAGGTAAAACTGTTAATAAACTTGGGAACATTGTGGATACGCATGGAACTGTCTTCGGGCGGGTTGCGTCTGGCTATATCAAGCATTTGGCTGGCAAGAAGGTCGATGCACGAGGCCAGATTTGGAGTGACAGTGGTAAGGTCATAGGGCAGGCTGAACTGATTCCAGATAATGAACAAGAGCGGCCAGAAGGACCCTTTTTCGGGTTGGAGGGCCTTGTTTTGACGAAGGATGGCATGGTCATTGATCCCGAGCAAAAGATTGTTGGTCGGTTAGTCGAGGGTGACCCGCAACGACTTGCAGGTCGAGCggtcgatgaggatggagaacTGCTCGATAAGGCTGGAAATGTCATCGGCCGGGCAGAGCCATGGACCCCAGAAGAGAAGCAGCGCGATGTGAACCCTATGGCAGGGCATAAGGTTAACCGCGAGGGTGAAGTGCGCGATGGGGATGGTAACTTGATTGGCAAGCTTACCGATGGGAATCTCCAACAGCTCATTGGTAAAGAGATTGATGACAATGGGTACGTAGTAGATAATGATGGGAACAAGATTGGTGAATGCACCCTGCTCGAAAACTTaccagaggaggaggagccggAGCAGGAGCCTGAGCTGTCTCCTGAGGAACTGGAAAAacaggagaaagaaaagcaggaCCGGGATTTAGCAAAGAGGATGTGTGCAATCCTTCAGCAGACGCTCGACAGTGTCCAACCGATCTGTAAGCAGATAATGCAG AACATAGAGAAGGCCAACCAAACGCCTAAAGATGAGCTCGACGAGGAAGAGTTGGTCAAGACGGTGAAGCCCTTGATTGAAGAAGCTGCGTCCATGCTTCAGGAGTGTAAAGGTGCTCTACGGGCCTTGGACCCCACAGGGGAAGTTGCAGCGACGGCAAAAGCTCGCGACGCGGCTCATGAAGCTACGCCGGAGCAATACTCCTTAGCAAACCTGCTCAAGGAACTCACCCAAACTGTTGTTGAGACCATTGACCAGGGACGCCGACTCATCGCCGATATGCCCCATGCCAAAAAGCAACTCAACCCTTTGTGGGCCCTTCTATCGGAGCCCCTTTTTCAGATCATTGCCGCggttggtcttcttcttacTGGTGTATTGGGTCTGGTTAGCAATCTTCTGGACGGTCTCGGCCTTGGCGGACTTGTTCGAGGGCTGTTAGGGAGTCTTGGGATTGACAAGGTGTTGGAGGGCTTTGGCTTGGGCACTTTAACTGATGCTCTGGGCCTGGGAGGAAgtaaataa
- a CDS encoding uncharacterized protein (of unknown function-domain containing protein) yields the protein MPDPKSSDAADHPSGSQQGRRFKLPGWLDHFNVRDLKVLFRCWAAAWVASLLIFIGPALHKIGIATFFGALVLYIVPPAGILFVYLLAALSLLFGMCLAWAWGLLTMKAALAARPDAQTKAMVQALQQQAVAIGNQTGTSPAAEAKVLVYDGFMLDARVTVVFYVMICVFIYFMSRVRVANPKFALAQIFGIIIADLFLLFGPSLPSFTASLPEVLIKPGAIGIGLGFACCLVFFPQSTSFVALTQMEQLVRLGEIPLKCTRQRFAGESLDLQQLTATKAKIIGAFKAMQPSLAFLPLDFSRGRWNSDDIKTLQEPLRQAILSSVSLMDYHITLLRSDQKLQGIQPLSQQGSDKSYMQEKRVREVGQYQLQESADLLQALNSPEHGVSRARTREALRKSTTELLELCSETSELLVQCLHAVNSGRWFRRAASRNHLDELVMKADTVLQTLQSTRSSCATETTEALLDSHADLFNESGHLKAPEHLGPHALRGIILGMVMEERILGTAETLERLLAQVHRLMQARTQERIWIPSGLRYAFSWLVNPRQKAPADDLTAAPATDPDDAEEQAKEAHRRLKISRGYGRPIRQSLLVRALTGFYHWFTNPGGMYALRMVVVTIAVAIPASIPHSAGFYYREKGIWALITAQTTLLVYMGDFTVSLVGRTIGTVVGGVLGMVAWYIGSGNGPGNAYGLAAITAVMTAILMWWRLFLPPIFTMAAIMGGATFVLVVGFSYDDTHTWQYGLPGHGYEAFWKRLVTVLLGFVAAFIVQIFPRPPSATRHICKTLSNTIRTLSDHYALLLSHWGRPETNSPIGAVAEKIAVEVAETLLSIQGSIGLLKFEMTFGPFHREALANMHVLCQDMNQALGRLLILSTSLPEHLQERFAQNVSLLNDHHIGDIMAVLSVIEQALKSGLPLPERLPTPLVKRCFEQWYAQHRAAELSTTLVRDENYRRYCVAISSYLKFLSAIDDMVLVLKGTLGESHLIERWQGEVPV from the coding sequence ATGCCCGATCCTAAGTCCTCTGATGCTGCCGACCACCCTAGCGGCAGCCAACAGGGCCGTCGCTTCAAGCTCCCGGGCTGGTTGGACCACTTCAATGTGCGGGACTTGAAGGTACTCTTTCGCTGCTGGGCCGCGGCCTGGGTGGCCTCGCTGCTGATATTCATCGGTCCAGCCTTACACAAGATCGGCATTGCGACCTTCTTTGGGGCTTTGGTGTTGTACATTGTTCCCCCAGCAGGAATTCTGTTCGTCTACTTGCTAGCAGCGCTGTCGCTCCTCTTTGGTATGTGCCTCGCATGGGCGTGGGGCCTCCTGACTATGAAAGCCGCCTTAGCGGCACGACCAGACGCACAAACAAAGGCCATGGTACAGGCGTTGCAACAGCAAGCAGTCGCGATCGGCAATCAAACAGGCACGAGTCCAGCCGCGGAGGCTAAAGTCCTTGTGTACGATGGCTTCATGCTTGATGCCCGCGTCACCGTCGTCTTCTATGTGATGATCTGTGTTTTCATCTATTTCATGTCCCGTGTCCGTGTCGCCAATCCGAAGTTTGCTTTGGCACAGATCttcggcatcatcatcgcagacctctttctcctctttggGCCAAGTTTGCCCTCATTCACGGCTTCCCTGCCTGAGGTCCTCATTAAACCAGGTGCCATCGGCATTGGCCTGGGCTTTGCCTGCTGTTTGGTCTTCTTTCCGCAGTCGACATCGTTTGTAGCCCTCACGCAAATGGAGCAACTAGTCCGTCTGGGAGAAATCCCACTGAAGTGCACCCGGCAAAGGTTCGCAGGTGAATCCCTCGATCTGCAGCAGCTGACGGCCACCAAGGCGAAGATCATCGGCGCATTCAAGGCCATGCAACCGTCATTGGCCTTTCTGCCGCTTGATTTTTCCCGTGGCCGCTGGAACTCAGACGACATCAAAACGCTACAAGAGCCTCTGCGACAGGCTATTTTATCTTCTGTGTCATTGATGGACTACCACATCACCCTCCTAAGGTCTGATCAAAAGCTACAAGGAATCCAGCCTCTTTCTCAACAGGGGTCCGACAAGAGCTACATGCAGGAAAAGCGAGTTCGTGAGGTCGGACAGTATCAGTTACAGGAGAGCGCAGATTTGCTACAAGCGTTGAACAGTCCTGAGCACGGAGTTTCTAGAGCCCGCACACGCGAGGCATTGAGAAAGTCAACTACTGAACTGCTCGAGCTGTGCTCGGAAACGAGTGAGCTCCTTGTGCAGTGTCTTCACGCAGTCAATTCTGGCCGGTGGTTTCGTCGAGCCGCGTCGCGAAATCACCTGGACGAGCTTGTGATGAAAGCGGATACGGTATTGCAGACTCTACAGTCAACCCGATCGTCATGTGCGACGGAGACCACTGAGGCGCTTCTCGACAGCCATGCTGACTTATTTAATGAAAGTGGTCATCTAAAAGCACCCGAACACCTGGGACCCCATGCCCTCCGCGGGATAATACTTGGAATGGTGATGGAGGAACGCATCCTCGGCACCGCAGAGACCCTCGAGCGACTCCTGGCCCAGGTCCACCGGTTGATGCAAGCGCGCACTCAGGAACGTATCTGGATTCCTTCGGGCCTGCGCTACGCTTTCAGCTGGCTGGTGAACCCACGCCAAAAGGCGCCCGCTGACGATCTTACCGCGGCTCCTGCGACTGACCCCGACGATGCTGAAGAGCAAGCCAAGGAGGCGCATCGGCGTCTAAAGATCAGCCGCGGCTACGGAAGGCCTATCCGACAAAGCCTGTTAGTGAGAGCGCTTACCGGCTTTTATCACTGGTTCACGAATCCCGGCGGAATGTATGCACTGCGCATGGTCGTCGTTACGATCGCGGTGGCCATACCTGCTTCAATCCCACATAGCGCTGGGTTCTACTATCGGGAGAAAGGTATCTGGGCTCTGATCACCGCGCAGACCACCTTGCTTGTGTACATGGGCGATTTCACCGTATCCCTCGTTGGTCGCACGATTGGCACGGTCGTTGGTGGTGTGTTGGGCATGGTCGCCTGGTACATTGGGTCTGGCAATGGGCCTGGTAACGCCTATGGCCTAGCTGCGATTACGGCGGTGATGACCGCCATACTGATGTGGTGGCGTCTGTTCCTGCCCCcaatcttcaccatggcGGCAATTATGGGCGGTGCCACATTCGTTTTGGTCGTCGGATTCAGTTACGACGACACCCACACATGGCAATACGGTCTACCTGGACACGGCTATGAAGCCTTTTGGAAGCGACTCGTCACAGTGCTGTTAGGCTTCGTCGCCGCATTCATCGTTCAGATATTTCCCCGTCCGCCCTCCGCAACACGACATATCTGCAAGACATTATCCAACACCATCCGCACGCTTTCTGATCATTATGCTCTCTTACTATCCCACTGGGGCCGGCCGGAAACCAACAGCCCCATAGGCGCAGTAGCCGAGAAGATCGCAGTCGAGGTCGCAGAGACCCTTCTCTCCATCCAAGGCTCAATTGGCCTTTTAAAATTCGAAATGACGTTCGGTCCGTTCCACCGAGAAGCATTGGCAAACATGCATGTCCTCTGCCAGGACATGAACCAAGCATTAGGTCGATTACTTATATTATCTACCAGTCTCCCAGAACACCTCCAGGAGCGGTTTGCCCAGAACGTGAGCCTGCTAAACGACCACCACATTGGCGATATCATGGCAGTATTGAGTGTGATCGAGCAGGCACTGAAGTCCGGTCTTCCCCTGCCGGAACGCTTGCCAACGCCGTTGGTGAAGCGCTGTTTCGAGCAGTGGTATGCTCAGCACCGTGCTGCAGAGTTGAGTACGACGCTGGTACGGGATGAGAATTATCGGCGGTATTGTGTGGCTATCAGTTCGTATTTGAAGTTCCTGTCTGCTATCGATGACATGGTGTTGGTATTGAAGGGTACTTTGGGAGAATCACATTTGATTGAGCGGTGGCAGGGTGAGGTGCCGGTTTGA
- a CDS encoding putative hydrolase (haloalkanoic acid dehalogenase, putative): MSQLQDYRLLTFDVYGTLVDWEGGILAALQTSLHRNDTQLSREHILHVFHELERDQQARTPEMQYSDLLSTIHPTLLQQLGLPTPTAEESKAFGESVGHWPAFADTVDALKQLSKHYKLVVLSNVDRESFAKTNAGSLQGFPFDLVITAQDIGSYKPDINNFKHMLSAVKERFGVEPSQVLQTAQSQFHDHHPARKVGIKSVWIVRPGAIMGNLDETVYDWKFDTLGDMADAVEAGN, translated from the coding sequence ATGTCTCAGCTTCAAGACTACCGTCTCCTGACATTTGATGTCTACGGCACCCTGGTCGACTGGGAAGGAGGCATTTTGGCTGCTCTCCAAACGTCTCTTCATAGAAACGACACTCAATTGTCCCGTGAGCATATTCTTCACGTCTTCCATGAGCTGGAGCGGGATCAACAAGCCAGAACACCAGAAATGCAGTACTCCGATCTTCTCTCTACCATCCACCCTACACTGCTGCAACAACTAGGCCTCCCCACTCCCACtgctgaagaaagcaaagcttTCGGTGAATCGGTGGGCCATTGGCCAGCCTTTGCAGACACCGTCGACGCATTGAAACAATTATCGAAGCATTACAAGCTCGTGGTCCTATCCAATGTCGACCGTGAGTCGTTTGCCAAGACCAATGCTGGCAGTCTTCAAGGCTTTCCCTTCGATCTAGTCATCACCGCACAGGATATTGGATCATATAAGCCCGATATCAACAACTTCAAGCACATGCTAAGCGCTGTCAAGGAGAGATTCGGGGTTGAGCCCAGTCAGGTGCTCCAAACCGCGCAGAGCCAGTTCCATGACCATCACCCTGCGCGGAAGGTTGGCATCAAGTCCGTGTGGATTGTACGTCCAGGAGCTATCATGGGCAATCTTGATGAAACGGTCTATGATTGGAAGTTTGACACGTTGGGAGACATGGCGGATGCAGTAGAGGCAGGCAATTGA